The proteins below come from a single Panicum hallii strain FIL2 chromosome 7, PHallii_v3.1, whole genome shotgun sequence genomic window:
- the LOC112899292 gene encoding DNA N6-methyl adenine demethylase isoform X3, translating to MDAYHQQRRFAGSGDAPPPPQQPPHPSHPNAHWYPAAPPPYPSHPSHPYPPQHHHHWGSPHDLQQQHQRHPPPPQQQLYGYQQPPPPIAIQQQQQPPPPPGNPWPPHHASGQPPPANYPPPPPGQAWTNHSWAQNHGYPGQCNEEDWATKAKAWVAAKSVTGNHQIKQHAISTSRTESHHNGYHDQYWQPAGLPTEVTEHLHPPVPQSSNDHMPFPMTGQHRETNHLLDRGPMVSPAQTFGSFPSTYEQEVSYNYSSAPGNGNNMLQYPNSQGQPFPTASTVQGGFLQATPSMPVVPSAEQPPFGHERQSVDPSDQPLEFNSLKAPDVVVHTNVNSTIPAAPTLASNYDVVTTSTHSWTPSTTVGFLPRAPLPPQAAQMDPHAAPLFGAASSSNYAPPATFGVGSVTEVFPTDPNTPFSVAEKSKKRPVPNWLREELLKKKSAPSNASAHPTNLNSMESHDAEQPLGIPDQSDSRSNDSAKSTEGNEDDEDEIEASRVAAINREIKRVLTEVLLKVTDDLFDEIATKVLNEDDSSAESNEPAGVGSKEPGPGEARTKTTAKVLLPAKPTNISSSDHKDSTGLSSPKGALLGLASYDSDDDDDDNDSKDKIPISDLSANAGVADTEEGDKSTLGKEHMNHDGKKLSRGSTSSGEDLKSINKNSQRSTKVEPEREHIHDIQNGEFPVDAKTFVKPNSAVDKMDEKADRYAAVDVQNRKTSSNNHAEKYDDLESSHRHLEKSSKDFVKEVKTDHAKEHESFTAKKYNSDDKYSIHGNVDKKSSFKEGKGSDRTSKHESNRRDSRSNSKHDGAKADRKDFPKDTRERDRDTTDRRGGKGKDEKDGRSRQMTKGSTSHSRNSRSRSPQGRSRSRRENSSHVQGSVSSDEPSDSMKKRKHHSRKNSMSPSPPKSRNRRISRSPHSKHSHRRHSPYSSDNRMRRSRSRTPVKRR from the exons ATGGACGCGTATCACCAGCAGCGCCGCTTCGCCGGCTCCGGCGACGCGCCTCCACCACCGCAGCAGCCACCTCACCCCTCCCACCCGAACGCCCACTGGTACCCGGCGGCCCCGCCACCGTACCCTTCCCACCCCAGCCACCCCTACCCTCCGCAACACCACCACCATTGGGGCTCGCCTCACGACCTCCAGCAACAGCACCAGCGtcatcctccgccgccgcaaCAGCAGCTCTACGGGTATCAGCAGCCTCCCCCGCCGATTGCGatacagcagcagcagcagcctcctcctcctcctgggaaTCCCTGGCCTCCTCACCACGCCTCCGGCCAGCCCCCGCCAGCTAACtaccctcctccgccgccggggCAG GCTTGGACCAATCATTCATGGGCTCAAAATCATGGATACCCAG GTCAATGCAATGAGGAAGATTGGGCTACAAAGGCTAAAGCATGGGTTGCTGCTAAGTCTGTTACGGGAAACCACCAGATTAAACAGCATGCCATATCCACAAGTAGAACTGAAAGTCATCATAATGGTTACCATGATCAGTACTGGCAACCAGCTGGTCTGCCAACAGAAGTTACAGAACATTTGCACCCACCAGTTCCTCAATCAAGTAACGATCATATGCCATTTCCAATGACAGGTCAACACAGGGAAACAAACCATTTGCTAG ATAGAGGTCCAATGGTGTCTCCAGCACAGACTTTTGGTTCATTTCCATCCACCTATGAGCAGGAGGTATCTTATAATTATTCTTCTGCTCCAG GTAATGGGAATAATATGCTTCAATATCCAAACTCTCAAGGACAGCCATTTCCAACTGCCTCTACTGTTCAAGGTGGATTCCTACAGGCTACCCCTAGTATGCCTGTAGTTCCCTCGGCGGAACAGCCTCCTTTTGGGCATGAACGACAGTCAGTTGATCCAAGTGACCAACCTTTGGAATTTAACAGCCTGAAAGCTCCTGATGTGGTAGTCCATACGAATGTCAATTCTACTATCCCAGCTGCTCCAACGCTGGCATCTAATTATGATGTAGTTACTACATCTACTCATTCATGGACGCCATCAACTACAGTAGGGTTTCTGCCTCGGGCTCCATTGCCACCACAAGCAGCACAG ATGGATCCTCATGCAGCACCACTCTTTGGAGCAGCCTCTAGTTCAAACTATGCCCCACCTGCAACATTTGGTGTTGGTAGTGTAACAGAAGTGTTCCCTACAGATCCAAACACTCCTTTCAGTGTTGCAGAAAAATCAAAGAAA CGTCCAGTACCTAACTGGCTTCGAGAGGAACTCTTAAAGAAAAAGTCAGCACCATCAAATGCTTCAGCACATCCAACAAACTTAAATTCCATGGAATCTCATGATGCAGAACAACCACTAGGAATACCTGACCAAAGTGACAGCAGAAGTAACGATTCAGCTAAATCCACTGAAGGCAATGAAGATGATGAG GATGAAATTGAAGCATCTCGGGTGGCAGCAATCAATCGGGAAATTAAGCGTGTTTTAACTGAAGTCCTTTTGAAG GTTACTGATGATCTTTTTGATGAGATTGCAACAAAAGTGTTGAACGAGGATGATTCATCAGCTGAAT CCAATGAGCCCGCTGGTGTGGGCTCAAAGGAACCTGGTCCGGGAGAGGCAAGAACCAAGACCACAGCTAAAGTTCTTCTCCCTGCTAAGCCAACAAACATCAGCTCTAGTGACCATAAAGATAGTACTGGGTTAAGTTCCCCTAAAGGTGCTCTTCTCGGTCTGGCTAGTTATGATTcagatgatgatgacgatgacaaTGATAGCAAGGATAAGATTCCAATATCAGATTTATCAGCTAATGCTGGTGTTGCAGATACTGAAGAAG GTGATAAAAGCACTCTTGGTAAAGAACACATGAATCATGATGGAAAAAAATTGTCACGCGGAAGCACTTCATCAGGAGAAGATCTTAAATCTATTAACAAAAACTCTCAAAGGAGCACAAAGGTGGAACCTGAACGAGAGCATATTCATGATATACAGAATGGAGAGTTTCCTGTAGATGCCAAAACTTTTGTCAAGCCAAATAGTGCAGTTGATAAAATGGATGAGAAAGCAGACAGGTATGCGGCAGTAGATGTCCAAAACAGGAAAACCTCTTCTAACAATCACGCTGAAAAGTATGATGATTTGGAAAGCAGTCACAGGCATTTAGAAAAAAGCAGCAAAGACTTTGTTAAAGAGGTGAAGACTGATCATGCAAAAGAACATGAATCTTTTACTGCAAAAAAATATAATAGTGATGACAAGTACAGCATCCATGGAAATGTTGATAAAAAGAGTAGCTTTAAGGAGGGAAAAGGTTCTGATAGGACTTCAAAGCATGAATCGAACAGAAGGGACTCCAGAAGTAACTCTAAGCATGATGGTGCCAAGGCAGATCGAAAGGATTTTCCGAAGGAtacgagagagagagataggGATACTACTGATAGAAGAGGGGGCAAAGGAAAAGATGAAAAGGATGGCAGATCAAGGCAGATGACAAAAGGCTCAACAAGTCATAGCAGAAATTCACGGTCACGATCACCACAAGGGAGAAGTCGAAGTAGAAGGGAAAACTCTTCACATGTCCAAGGGAGTGTTTCAAGTGATGAGCCTTCTGATAGTATGAAAAAGAG AAAGCATCATTCCCGTAAAAACAGCATGTCTCCCTCACCTCCAAAATCTAGAAACAG ACGAATTTCGCGGTCTCCACATAGCAAGCATTCTCACCGCAGGCATTCACCTTATTCATCTGACAACAG GATGAGGCGGTCCAGATCAAGAACTCCAGTCAAAAGGAGATAG
- the LOC112899292 gene encoding uncharacterized protein LOC112899292 isoform X5, with product MDAYHQQRRFAGSGDAPPPPQQPPHPSHPNAHWYPAAPPPYPSHPSHPYPPQHHHHWGSPHDLQQQHQRHPPPPQQQLYGYQQPPPPIAIQQQQQPPPPPGNPWPPHHASGQPPPANYPPPPPGQAWTNHSWAQNHGYPGQHRETNHLLDRGPMVSPAQTFGSFPSTYEQEVSYNYSSAPGNGNNMLQYPNSQGQPFPTASTVQGGFLQATPSMPVVPSAEQPPFGHERQSVDPSDQPLEFNSLKAPDVVVHTNVNSTIPAAPTLASNYDVVTTSTHSWTPSTTVGFLPRAPLPPQAAQMDPHAAPLFGAASSSNYAPPATFGVGSVTEVFPTDPNTPFSVAEKSKKRPVPNWLREELLKKKSAPSNASAHPTNLNSMESHDAEQPLGIPDQSDSRSNDSAKSTEGNEDDEDEIEASRVAAINREIKRVLTEVLLKVYLNFLLSYDCICPKDARILVFSVVYPFWYHLQVTDDLFDEIATKVLNEDDSSAESNEPAGVGSKEPGPGEARTKTTAKVLLPAKPTNISSSDHKDSTGLSSPKGALLGLASYDSDDDDDDNDSKDKIPISDLSANAGVADTEEGDKSTLGKEHMNHDGKKLSRGSTSSGEDLKSINKNSQRSTKVEPEREHIHDIQNGEFPVDAKTFVKPNSAVDKMDEKADRYAAVDVQNRKTSSNNHAEKYDDLESSHRHLEKSSKDFVKEVKTDHAKEHESFTAKKYNSDDKYSIHGNVDKKSSFKEGKGSDRTSKHESNRRDSRSNSKHDGAKADRKDFPKDTRERDRDTTDRRGGKGKDEKDGRSRQMTKGSTSHSRNSRSRSPQGRSRSRRENSSHVQGSVSSDEPSDSMKKRKHHSRKNSMSPSPPKSRNRRISRSPHSKHSHRRHSPYSSDNRMRRSRSRTPVKRR from the exons ATGGACGCGTATCACCAGCAGCGCCGCTTCGCCGGCTCCGGCGACGCGCCTCCACCACCGCAGCAGCCACCTCACCCCTCCCACCCGAACGCCCACTGGTACCCGGCGGCCCCGCCACCGTACCCTTCCCACCCCAGCCACCCCTACCCTCCGCAACACCACCACCATTGGGGCTCGCCTCACGACCTCCAGCAACAGCACCAGCGtcatcctccgccgccgcaaCAGCAGCTCTACGGGTATCAGCAGCCTCCCCCGCCGATTGCGatacagcagcagcagcagcctcctcctcctcctgggaaTCCCTGGCCTCCTCACCACGCCTCCGGCCAGCCCCCGCCAGCTAACtaccctcctccgccgccggggCAG GCTTGGACCAATCATTCATGGGCTCAAAATCATGGATACCCAG GTCAACACAGGGAAACAAACCATTTGCTAG ATAGAGGTCCAATGGTGTCTCCAGCACAGACTTTTGGTTCATTTCCATCCACCTATGAGCAGGAGGTATCTTATAATTATTCTTCTGCTCCAG GTAATGGGAATAATATGCTTCAATATCCAAACTCTCAAGGACAGCCATTTCCAACTGCCTCTACTGTTCAAGGTGGATTCCTACAGGCTACCCCTAGTATGCCTGTAGTTCCCTCGGCGGAACAGCCTCCTTTTGGGCATGAACGACAGTCAGTTGATCCAAGTGACCAACCTTTGGAATTTAACAGCCTGAAAGCTCCTGATGTGGTAGTCCATACGAATGTCAATTCTACTATCCCAGCTGCTCCAACGCTGGCATCTAATTATGATGTAGTTACTACATCTACTCATTCATGGACGCCATCAACTACAGTAGGGTTTCTGCCTCGGGCTCCATTGCCACCACAAGCAGCACAG ATGGATCCTCATGCAGCACCACTCTTTGGAGCAGCCTCTAGTTCAAACTATGCCCCACCTGCAACATTTGGTGTTGGTAGTGTAACAGAAGTGTTCCCTACAGATCCAAACACTCCTTTCAGTGTTGCAGAAAAATCAAAGAAA CGTCCAGTACCTAACTGGCTTCGAGAGGAACTCTTAAAGAAAAAGTCAGCACCATCAAATGCTTCAGCACATCCAACAAACTTAAATTCCATGGAATCTCATGATGCAGAACAACCACTAGGAATACCTGACCAAAGTGACAGCAGAAGTAACGATTCAGCTAAATCCACTGAAGGCAATGAAGATGATGAG GATGAAATTGAAGCATCTCGGGTGGCAGCAATCAATCGGGAAATTAAGCGTGTTTTAACTGAAGTCCTTTTGAAGGTTTACTTAAACTTTCTACTGTCATATGATTGTATCTGTCCCAAAGATGCAAGGATACTTGTGTTTTCAGTTGTTTACCCTTTTTGGTACCACTTGCAGGTTACTGATGATCTTTTTGATGAGATTGCAACAAAAGTGTTGAACGAGGATGATTCATCAGCTGAAT CCAATGAGCCCGCTGGTGTGGGCTCAAAGGAACCTGGTCCGGGAGAGGCAAGAACCAAGACCACAGCTAAAGTTCTTCTCCCTGCTAAGCCAACAAACATCAGCTCTAGTGACCATAAAGATAGTACTGGGTTAAGTTCCCCTAAAGGTGCTCTTCTCGGTCTGGCTAGTTATGATTcagatgatgatgacgatgacaaTGATAGCAAGGATAAGATTCCAATATCAGATTTATCAGCTAATGCTGGTGTTGCAGATACTGAAGAAG GTGATAAAAGCACTCTTGGTAAAGAACACATGAATCATGATGGAAAAAAATTGTCACGCGGAAGCACTTCATCAGGAGAAGATCTTAAATCTATTAACAAAAACTCTCAAAGGAGCACAAAGGTGGAACCTGAACGAGAGCATATTCATGATATACAGAATGGAGAGTTTCCTGTAGATGCCAAAACTTTTGTCAAGCCAAATAGTGCAGTTGATAAAATGGATGAGAAAGCAGACAGGTATGCGGCAGTAGATGTCCAAAACAGGAAAACCTCTTCTAACAATCACGCTGAAAAGTATGATGATTTGGAAAGCAGTCACAGGCATTTAGAAAAAAGCAGCAAAGACTTTGTTAAAGAGGTGAAGACTGATCATGCAAAAGAACATGAATCTTTTACTGCAAAAAAATATAATAGTGATGACAAGTACAGCATCCATGGAAATGTTGATAAAAAGAGTAGCTTTAAGGAGGGAAAAGGTTCTGATAGGACTTCAAAGCATGAATCGAACAGAAGGGACTCCAGAAGTAACTCTAAGCATGATGGTGCCAAGGCAGATCGAAAGGATTTTCCGAAGGAtacgagagagagagataggGATACTACTGATAGAAGAGGGGGCAAAGGAAAAGATGAAAAGGATGGCAGATCAAGGCAGATGACAAAAGGCTCAACAAGTCATAGCAGAAATTCACGGTCACGATCACCACAAGGGAGAAGTCGAAGTAGAAGGGAAAACTCTTCACATGTCCAAGGGAGTGTTTCAAGTGATGAGCCTTCTGATAGTATGAAAAAGAG AAAGCATCATTCCCGTAAAAACAGCATGTCTCCCTCACCTCCAAAATCTAGAAACAG ACGAATTTCGCGGTCTCCACATAGCAAGCATTCTCACCGCAGGCATTCACCTTATTCATCTGACAACAG GATGAGGCGGTCCAGATCAAGAACTCCAGTCAAAAGGAGATAG
- the LOC112899292 gene encoding uncharacterized protein LOC112899292 isoform X1 yields the protein MDAYHQQRRFAGSGDAPPPPQQPPHPSHPNAHWYPAAPPPYPSHPSHPYPPQHHHHWGSPHDLQQQHQRHPPPPQQQLYGYQQPPPPIAIQQQQQPPPPPGNPWPPHHASGQPPPANYPPPPPGQAWTNHSWAQNHGYPGQCNEEDWATKAKAWVAAKSVTGNHQIKQHAISTSRTESHHNGYHDQYWQPAGLPTEVTEHLHPPVPQSSNDHMPFPMTGQHRETNHLLDRGPMVSPAQTFGSFPSTYEQEVSYNYSSAPGNGNNMLQYPNSQGQPFPTASTVQGGFLQATPSMPVVPSAEQPPFGHERQSVDPSDQPLEFNSLKAPDVVVHTNVNSTIPAAPTLASNYDVVTTSTHSWTPSTTVGFLPRAPLPPQAAQMDPHAAPLFGAASSSNYAPPATFGVGSVTEVFPTDPNTPFSVAEKSKKRPVPNWLREELLKKKSAPSNASAHPTNLNSMESHDAEQPLGIPDQSDSRSNDSAKSTEGNEDDEDEIEASRVAAINREIKRVLTEVLLKVYLNFLLSYDCICPKDARILVFSVVYPFWYHLQVTDDLFDEIATKVLNEDDSSAESNEPAGVGSKEPGPGEARTKTTAKVLLPAKPTNISSSDHKDSTGLSSPKGALLGLASYDSDDDDDDNDSKDKIPISDLSANAGVADTEEGDKSTLGKEHMNHDGKKLSRGSTSSGEDLKSINKNSQRSTKVEPEREHIHDIQNGEFPVDAKTFVKPNSAVDKMDEKADRYAAVDVQNRKTSSNNHAEKYDDLESSHRHLEKSSKDFVKEVKTDHAKEHESFTAKKYNSDDKYSIHGNVDKKSSFKEGKGSDRTSKHESNRRDSRSNSKHDGAKADRKDFPKDTRERDRDTTDRRGGKGKDEKDGRSRQMTKGSTSHSRNSRSRSPQGRSRSRRENSSHVQGSVSSDEPSDSMKKRKHHSRKNSMSPSPPKSRNRRISRSPHSKHSHRRHSPYSSDNRMRRSRSRTPVKRR from the exons ATGGACGCGTATCACCAGCAGCGCCGCTTCGCCGGCTCCGGCGACGCGCCTCCACCACCGCAGCAGCCACCTCACCCCTCCCACCCGAACGCCCACTGGTACCCGGCGGCCCCGCCACCGTACCCTTCCCACCCCAGCCACCCCTACCCTCCGCAACACCACCACCATTGGGGCTCGCCTCACGACCTCCAGCAACAGCACCAGCGtcatcctccgccgccgcaaCAGCAGCTCTACGGGTATCAGCAGCCTCCCCCGCCGATTGCGatacagcagcagcagcagcctcctcctcctcctgggaaTCCCTGGCCTCCTCACCACGCCTCCGGCCAGCCCCCGCCAGCTAACtaccctcctccgccgccggggCAG GCTTGGACCAATCATTCATGGGCTCAAAATCATGGATACCCAG GTCAATGCAATGAGGAAGATTGGGCTACAAAGGCTAAAGCATGGGTTGCTGCTAAGTCTGTTACGGGAAACCACCAGATTAAACAGCATGCCATATCCACAAGTAGAACTGAAAGTCATCATAATGGTTACCATGATCAGTACTGGCAACCAGCTGGTCTGCCAACAGAAGTTACAGAACATTTGCACCCACCAGTTCCTCAATCAAGTAACGATCATATGCCATTTCCAATGACAGGTCAACACAGGGAAACAAACCATTTGCTAG ATAGAGGTCCAATGGTGTCTCCAGCACAGACTTTTGGTTCATTTCCATCCACCTATGAGCAGGAGGTATCTTATAATTATTCTTCTGCTCCAG GTAATGGGAATAATATGCTTCAATATCCAAACTCTCAAGGACAGCCATTTCCAACTGCCTCTACTGTTCAAGGTGGATTCCTACAGGCTACCCCTAGTATGCCTGTAGTTCCCTCGGCGGAACAGCCTCCTTTTGGGCATGAACGACAGTCAGTTGATCCAAGTGACCAACCTTTGGAATTTAACAGCCTGAAAGCTCCTGATGTGGTAGTCCATACGAATGTCAATTCTACTATCCCAGCTGCTCCAACGCTGGCATCTAATTATGATGTAGTTACTACATCTACTCATTCATGGACGCCATCAACTACAGTAGGGTTTCTGCCTCGGGCTCCATTGCCACCACAAGCAGCACAG ATGGATCCTCATGCAGCACCACTCTTTGGAGCAGCCTCTAGTTCAAACTATGCCCCACCTGCAACATTTGGTGTTGGTAGTGTAACAGAAGTGTTCCCTACAGATCCAAACACTCCTTTCAGTGTTGCAGAAAAATCAAAGAAA CGTCCAGTACCTAACTGGCTTCGAGAGGAACTCTTAAAGAAAAAGTCAGCACCATCAAATGCTTCAGCACATCCAACAAACTTAAATTCCATGGAATCTCATGATGCAGAACAACCACTAGGAATACCTGACCAAAGTGACAGCAGAAGTAACGATTCAGCTAAATCCACTGAAGGCAATGAAGATGATGAG GATGAAATTGAAGCATCTCGGGTGGCAGCAATCAATCGGGAAATTAAGCGTGTTTTAACTGAAGTCCTTTTGAAGGTTTACTTAAACTTTCTACTGTCATATGATTGTATCTGTCCCAAAGATGCAAGGATACTTGTGTTTTCAGTTGTTTACCCTTTTTGGTACCACTTGCAGGTTACTGATGATCTTTTTGATGAGATTGCAACAAAAGTGTTGAACGAGGATGATTCATCAGCTGAAT CCAATGAGCCCGCTGGTGTGGGCTCAAAGGAACCTGGTCCGGGAGAGGCAAGAACCAAGACCACAGCTAAAGTTCTTCTCCCTGCTAAGCCAACAAACATCAGCTCTAGTGACCATAAAGATAGTACTGGGTTAAGTTCCCCTAAAGGTGCTCTTCTCGGTCTGGCTAGTTATGATTcagatgatgatgacgatgacaaTGATAGCAAGGATAAGATTCCAATATCAGATTTATCAGCTAATGCTGGTGTTGCAGATACTGAAGAAG GTGATAAAAGCACTCTTGGTAAAGAACACATGAATCATGATGGAAAAAAATTGTCACGCGGAAGCACTTCATCAGGAGAAGATCTTAAATCTATTAACAAAAACTCTCAAAGGAGCACAAAGGTGGAACCTGAACGAGAGCATATTCATGATATACAGAATGGAGAGTTTCCTGTAGATGCCAAAACTTTTGTCAAGCCAAATAGTGCAGTTGATAAAATGGATGAGAAAGCAGACAGGTATGCGGCAGTAGATGTCCAAAACAGGAAAACCTCTTCTAACAATCACGCTGAAAAGTATGATGATTTGGAAAGCAGTCACAGGCATTTAGAAAAAAGCAGCAAAGACTTTGTTAAAGAGGTGAAGACTGATCATGCAAAAGAACATGAATCTTTTACTGCAAAAAAATATAATAGTGATGACAAGTACAGCATCCATGGAAATGTTGATAAAAAGAGTAGCTTTAAGGAGGGAAAAGGTTCTGATAGGACTTCAAAGCATGAATCGAACAGAAGGGACTCCAGAAGTAACTCTAAGCATGATGGTGCCAAGGCAGATCGAAAGGATTTTCCGAAGGAtacgagagagagagataggGATACTACTGATAGAAGAGGGGGCAAAGGAAAAGATGAAAAGGATGGCAGATCAAGGCAGATGACAAAAGGCTCAACAAGTCATAGCAGAAATTCACGGTCACGATCACCACAAGGGAGAAGTCGAAGTAGAAGGGAAAACTCTTCACATGTCCAAGGGAGTGTTTCAAGTGATGAGCCTTCTGATAGTATGAAAAAGAG AAAGCATCATTCCCGTAAAAACAGCATGTCTCCCTCACCTCCAAAATCTAGAAACAG ACGAATTTCGCGGTCTCCACATAGCAAGCATTCTCACCGCAGGCATTCACCTTATTCATCTGACAACAG GATGAGGCGGTCCAGATCAAGAACTCCAGTCAAAAGGAGATAG